Proteins encoded by one window of Macaca mulatta isolate MMU2019108-1 chromosome 10, T2T-MMU8v2.0, whole genome shotgun sequence:
- the LOC720345 gene encoding glutathione hydrolase 5 proenzyme isoform X2: MARGCGATVGLVLLGLGLALAVIVLAVVLSRHQAPCGPQAFAHAAVAADSKVCSDIGRAILQQQGSPVDATIAALVCTSVVNPQSMGLGGGVIFTIYNVTTGKVEVINARETVPAHHAPSLLDRCAQALPLGRGAQWIGVPGELRGYAEAHRRHGRLPWAQLFQPTIALLRGGHVVAPVLSQFLHNGFLRPSLQASTLRQLFFNGTEPLRPQDPLPWPALATTLETVATEGAEVFYTGRLGQMLVEDIAKEGSQLTLQDLAKFQPEVVDALEVPLGDYTLYSPPPPAGGAILSFILNVLRGFNFSAESVARPEGRVNMYHHLVETLKFARGQRWRLGDPRSHPKLQNASRDLLGETLAQLIRQQIDGRGDHQLSHYSLAEAWGHGTGTSHVSVLGEDGSAVAATSTINTPFGAMVYSPRTGIILNNELLDLCERCPRGSGTTPSPAVNGDRVSGAPGGCWPPVPGERSPSSMVPSILISKAQGSKLVIGGAGGELIISAVAQAIMNKLWLGFDLRAAIAAPILHVNSKGCVEYEPSFSQEVQRGLQDRGQNQTQRPFFLNVVQAVSQEGACVYAVSDLRKGGEAAGY, encoded by the exons AGCCATTCTCCAGCAGCAGGGCTCACCTGTGGACGCCACCATCGCGGCTCTGGTCTGCACCAGCGTCGTCAACCCTCAGAGCATGGGCCTGGGCGGAGGGGTCATCTTCACCATCTACAATGTGACGACAG GGAAGGTGGAGGTCATCAATGCCCGGGAGACAGTGCCAGCCCACCACGCCCCGAGCCTGCTGGACCGGTGTGCACAGGCTCTGCCGCTGGGTAGAG GGGCCCAGTGGATCGGGGTGCCCGGGGAGCTCCGCGGCTACGCCGAGGCCCACCGCCGCCATGGCCGCCTGCCCTGGGCGCAGCTGTTCCAGCCCACCATCGCCCTGCTCCGAGGGGGGCATGTGGTGGCCCCCGTCCTCAGCCAGTTCCTGCACAACGGCTTCCTGCGGCCTTCCTTGCAGGCGTCAACCCTGCG CCAGCTCTTCTTCAACGGGACAGAACCCCTGAGGCCTCAGGACCCACTCCCATGGCCTGCGCTGGCCACCACCCTGGAGACCGTGGCCACAGAGGGTGCAGAGGTCTTCTACACGGGGAGGCTGGGCCAGATGCTGGTGGAGGACATTGCCAAGGAAG GGAGCCAGCTGACGCTGCAGGACCTGGCCAAGTTCCAGCCCGAGGTAGTGGACGCCCTGGAGGTGCCCCTGGGGGACTATACCCTGTACTCACCACCGCCACCTGCAGGGGGTGCCATTCTCAGCTTCATCCTCAATGTGCTAAGAG GGTTCAACTTCTCAGCAGAGTCTGTGGCCAGGCCTGAGGGGAGGGTGAACATGTACCACCACCTTGTGGAGACGCTCAAGTTTGCCAGGGGGCAGAGGTGGAGGCTGGGGGACCCTCGCAGCCACCCGAAGCTCCAG AATGCCTCCCGGGACCTGCTGGGGGAGACCCTGGCCCAGCTCATCCGCCAACAGATCGATGGCCGGGGGGACCACCAGCTCAGCCACTACAGCTTGGCCGAGGCCTGGGGCCACGGGACAGGCACATCCCATGTGTCTGTGCTGGGGGAGGATGGCAGCGCCGTGGCTGCCACCAGCACCATCAACACACC CTTTGGAGCGATGGTGTATTCACCACGGACAGGCATCATCCTCAACAACGAGCTCCTGGACTTATGCGAGCGATGCCCCCGGGGTTCCGGCACTACCCCCTCACCTG CAGTGAATGGAGACAGGGTGAGTGGAGCTCCCGGAGGGTGCTGGCCCCCAGTTCCAGGCGAGCGGTCCCCGTCCTCCATGGTGCCCTCCATCCTGATCAGCAAAGCCCAGGGGTCGAAGCTAGTGATTGGCGGGGCTGGTGGGGAGCTCATCATCTCTGCCGTGGCCCAG GCCATCATGAACAAGCTGTGGCTTGGCTTTGACCTGAGAGCGGCCATTGCAGCCCCCATCCTGCATGTCAACAGTAAGGGCTGTGTGGAGTACGAGCCCAGCTTCAGCCAG GAGGTACAGAGGGGACTCCAAGACCGTGGCCAGAACCAGACCCAGAGGCCCTTCTTCTTGAACGTGGTCCAGGCCGTGTCCCAGGAGGGGGCCTGTGTGTATGCCGTCTCGGACCTGAGGAAGGGTGGGGAGGCCGCAGGCTACTGA
- the LOC720345 gene encoding glutathione hydrolase 5 proenzyme isoform X1, whose amino-acid sequence MARGCGATVGLVLLGLGLALAVIVLAVVLSRHQAPCGPQAFAHAAVAADSKVCSDIGRAILQQQGSPVDATIAALVCTSVVNPQSMGLGGGVIFTIYNVTTGGPTCDLPWGRWACPHHRGTPSPASPIHSRPLLGALGPPVLPPSPQLAHLPCPTPGKVEVINARETVPAHHAPSLLDRCAQALPLGRGAQWIGVPGELRGYAEAHRRHGRLPWAQLFQPTIALLRGGHVVAPVLSQFLHNGFLRPSLQASTLRQLFFNGTEPLRPQDPLPWPALATTLETVATEGAEVFYTGRLGQMLVEDIAKEGSQLTLQDLAKFQPEVVDALEVPLGDYTLYSPPPPAGGAILSFILNVLRGFNFSAESVARPEGRVNMYHHLVETLKFARGQRWRLGDPRSHPKLQNASRDLLGETLAQLIRQQIDGRGDHQLSHYSLAEAWGHGTGTSHVSVLGEDGSAVAATSTINTPFGAMVYSPRTGIILNNELLDLCERCPRGSGTTPSPVNGDRVSGAPGGCWPPVPGERSPSSMVPSILISKAQGSKLVIGGAGGELIISAVAQAIMNKLWLGFDLRAAIAAPILHVNSKGCVEYEPSFSQEVQRGLQDRGQNQTQRPFFLNVVQAVSQEGACVYAVSDLRKGGEAAGY is encoded by the exons AGCCATTCTCCAGCAGCAGGGCTCACCTGTGGACGCCACCATCGCGGCTCTGGTCTGCACCAGCGTCGTCAACCCTCAGAGCATGGGCCTGGGCGGAGGGGTCATCTTCACCATCTACAATGTGACGACAGGTGGGCCCACATGTGACCTGCCATGGGGAAGATGGGCTTGTCCACACCACAGAGGAACCCCTTCTCCAGCCAGTCCCATCCACTCAAGACCGCTTCTGGGTGCTCTTGGGCCCCCTGTCCTGCCCCCTTCACCTCAGCT TGCTCACCTGCCCTGCCCTACTCCAGGGAAGGTGGAGGTCATCAATGCCCGGGAGACAGTGCCAGCCCACCACGCCCCGAGCCTGCTGGACCGGTGTGCACAGGCTCTGCCGCTGGGTAGAG GGGCCCAGTGGATCGGGGTGCCCGGGGAGCTCCGCGGCTACGCCGAGGCCCACCGCCGCCATGGCCGCCTGCCCTGGGCGCAGCTGTTCCAGCCCACCATCGCCCTGCTCCGAGGGGGGCATGTGGTGGCCCCCGTCCTCAGCCAGTTCCTGCACAACGGCTTCCTGCGGCCTTCCTTGCAGGCGTCAACCCTGCG CCAGCTCTTCTTCAACGGGACAGAACCCCTGAGGCCTCAGGACCCACTCCCATGGCCTGCGCTGGCCACCACCCTGGAGACCGTGGCCACAGAGGGTGCAGAGGTCTTCTACACGGGGAGGCTGGGCCAGATGCTGGTGGAGGACATTGCCAAGGAAG GGAGCCAGCTGACGCTGCAGGACCTGGCCAAGTTCCAGCCCGAGGTAGTGGACGCCCTGGAGGTGCCCCTGGGGGACTATACCCTGTACTCACCACCGCCACCTGCAGGGGGTGCCATTCTCAGCTTCATCCTCAATGTGCTAAGAG GGTTCAACTTCTCAGCAGAGTCTGTGGCCAGGCCTGAGGGGAGGGTGAACATGTACCACCACCTTGTGGAGACGCTCAAGTTTGCCAGGGGGCAGAGGTGGAGGCTGGGGGACCCTCGCAGCCACCCGAAGCTCCAG AATGCCTCCCGGGACCTGCTGGGGGAGACCCTGGCCCAGCTCATCCGCCAACAGATCGATGGCCGGGGGGACCACCAGCTCAGCCACTACAGCTTGGCCGAGGCCTGGGGCCACGGGACAGGCACATCCCATGTGTCTGTGCTGGGGGAGGATGGCAGCGCCGTGGCTGCCACCAGCACCATCAACACACC CTTTGGAGCGATGGTGTATTCACCACGGACAGGCATCATCCTCAACAACGAGCTCCTGGACTTATGCGAGCGATGCCCCCGGGGTTCCGGCACTACCCCCTCACCTG TGAATGGAGACAGGGTGAGTGGAGCTCCCGGAGGGTGCTGGCCCCCAGTTCCAGGCGAGCGGTCCCCGTCCTCCATGGTGCCCTCCATCCTGATCAGCAAAGCCCAGGGGTCGAAGCTAGTGATTGGCGGGGCTGGTGGGGAGCTCATCATCTCTGCCGTGGCCCAG GCCATCATGAACAAGCTGTGGCTTGGCTTTGACCTGAGAGCGGCCATTGCAGCCCCCATCCTGCATGTCAACAGTAAGGGCTGTGTGGAGTACGAGCCCAGCTTCAGCCAG GAGGTACAGAGGGGACTCCAAGACCGTGGCCAGAACCAGACCCAGAGGCCCTTCTTCTTGAACGTGGTCCAGGCCGTGTCCCAGGAGGGGGCCTGTGTGTATGCCGTCTCGGACCTGAGGAAGGGTGGGGAGGCCGCAGGCTACTGA
- the LOC720345 gene encoding glutathione hydrolase 5 proenzyme isoform X16, translating to MGLGGGVIFTIYNVTTGKVEVINARETVPAHHAPSLLDRCAQALPLGRGAQWIGVPGELRGYAEAHRRHGRLPWAQLFQPTIALLRGGHVVAPVLSQFLHNGFLRPSLQASTLRQLFFNGTEPLRPQDPLPWPALATTLETVATEGAEVFYTGRLGQMLVEDIAKEGSQLTLQDLAKFQPEVVDALEVPLGDYTLYSPPPPAGGAILSFILNVLRGFNFSAESVARPEGRVNMYHHLVETLKFARGQRWRLGDPRSHPKLQNASRDLLGETLAQLIRQQIDGRGDHQLSHYSLAEAWGHGTGTSHVSVLGEDGSAVAATSTINTPFGAMVYSPRTGIILNNELLDLCERCPRGSGTTPSPVNGDRVSGAPGGCWPPVPGERSPSSMVPSILISKAQGSKLVIGGAGGELIISAVAQAIMNKLWLGFDLRAAIAAPILHVNSKGCVEYEPSFSQEVQRGLQDRGQNQTQRPFFLNVVQAVSQEGACVYAVSDLRKGGEAAGY from the exons ATGGGCCTGGGCGGAGGGGTCATCTTCACCATCTACAATGTGACGACAG GGAAGGTGGAGGTCATCAATGCCCGGGAGACAGTGCCAGCCCACCACGCCCCGAGCCTGCTGGACCGGTGTGCACAGGCTCTGCCGCTGGGTAGAG GGGCCCAGTGGATCGGGGTGCCCGGGGAGCTCCGCGGCTACGCCGAGGCCCACCGCCGCCATGGCCGCCTGCCCTGGGCGCAGCTGTTCCAGCCCACCATCGCCCTGCTCCGAGGGGGGCATGTGGTGGCCCCCGTCCTCAGCCAGTTCCTGCACAACGGCTTCCTGCGGCCTTCCTTGCAGGCGTCAACCCTGCG CCAGCTCTTCTTCAACGGGACAGAACCCCTGAGGCCTCAGGACCCACTCCCATGGCCTGCGCTGGCCACCACCCTGGAGACCGTGGCCACAGAGGGTGCAGAGGTCTTCTACACGGGGAGGCTGGGCCAGATGCTGGTGGAGGACATTGCCAAGGAAG GGAGCCAGCTGACGCTGCAGGACCTGGCCAAGTTCCAGCCCGAGGTAGTGGACGCCCTGGAGGTGCCCCTGGGGGACTATACCCTGTACTCACCACCGCCACCTGCAGGGGGTGCCATTCTCAGCTTCATCCTCAATGTGCTAAGAG GGTTCAACTTCTCAGCAGAGTCTGTGGCCAGGCCTGAGGGGAGGGTGAACATGTACCACCACCTTGTGGAGACGCTCAAGTTTGCCAGGGGGCAGAGGTGGAGGCTGGGGGACCCTCGCAGCCACCCGAAGCTCCAG AATGCCTCCCGGGACCTGCTGGGGGAGACCCTGGCCCAGCTCATCCGCCAACAGATCGATGGCCGGGGGGACCACCAGCTCAGCCACTACAGCTTGGCCGAGGCCTGGGGCCACGGGACAGGCACATCCCATGTGTCTGTGCTGGGGGAGGATGGCAGCGCCGTGGCTGCCACCAGCACCATCAACACACC CTTTGGAGCGATGGTGTATTCACCACGGACAGGCATCATCCTCAACAACGAGCTCCTGGACTTATGCGAGCGATGCCCCCGGGGTTCCGGCACTACCCCCTCACCTG TGAATGGAGACAGGGTGAGTGGAGCTCCCGGAGGGTGCTGGCCCCCAGTTCCAGGCGAGCGGTCCCCGTCCTCCATGGTGCCCTCCATCCTGATCAGCAAAGCCCAGGGGTCGAAGCTAGTGATTGGCGGGGCTGGTGGGGAGCTCATCATCTCTGCCGTGGCCCAG GCCATCATGAACAAGCTGTGGCTTGGCTTTGACCTGAGAGCGGCCATTGCAGCCCCCATCCTGCATGTCAACAGTAAGGGCTGTGTGGAGTACGAGCCCAGCTTCAGCCAG GAGGTACAGAGGGGACTCCAAGACCGTGGCCAGAACCAGACCCAGAGGCCCTTCTTCTTGAACGTGGTCCAGGCCGTGTCCCAGGAGGGGGCCTGTGTGTATGCCGTCTCGGACCTGAGGAAGGGTGGGGAGGCCGCAGGCTACTGA
- the LOC720345 gene encoding glutathione hydrolase 5 proenzyme isoform X3 produces MARGCGATVGLVLLGLGLALAVIVLAVVLSRHQAPCGPQAFAHAAVAADSKVCSDIGRAILQQQGSPVDATIAALVCTSVVNPQSMGLGGGVIFTIYNVTTGKVEVINARETVPAHHAPSLLDRCAQALPLGRGAQWIGVPGELRGYAEAHRRHGRLPWAQLFQPTIALLRGGHVVAPVLSQFLHNGFLRPSLQASTLRQLFFNGTEPLRPQDPLPWPALATTLETVATEGAEVFYTGRLGQMLVEDIAKEGSQLTLQDLAKFQPEVVDALEVPLGDYTLYSPPPPAGGAILSFILNVLRGFNFSAESVARPEGRVNMYHHLVETLKFARGQRWRLGDPRSHPKLQNASRDLLGETLAQLIRQQIDGRGDHQLSHYSLAEAWGHGTGTSHVSVLGEDGSAVAATSTINTPFGAMVYSPRTGIILNNELLDLCERCPRGSGTTPSPVNGDRVSGAPGGCWPPVPGERSPSSMVPSILISKAQGSKLVIGGAGGELIISAVAQAIMNKLWLGFDLRAAIAAPILHVNSKGCVEYEPSFSQEVQRGLQDRGQNQTQRPFFLNVVQAVSQEGACVYAVSDLRKGGEAAGY; encoded by the exons AGCCATTCTCCAGCAGCAGGGCTCACCTGTGGACGCCACCATCGCGGCTCTGGTCTGCACCAGCGTCGTCAACCCTCAGAGCATGGGCCTGGGCGGAGGGGTCATCTTCACCATCTACAATGTGACGACAG GGAAGGTGGAGGTCATCAATGCCCGGGAGACAGTGCCAGCCCACCACGCCCCGAGCCTGCTGGACCGGTGTGCACAGGCTCTGCCGCTGGGTAGAG GGGCCCAGTGGATCGGGGTGCCCGGGGAGCTCCGCGGCTACGCCGAGGCCCACCGCCGCCATGGCCGCCTGCCCTGGGCGCAGCTGTTCCAGCCCACCATCGCCCTGCTCCGAGGGGGGCATGTGGTGGCCCCCGTCCTCAGCCAGTTCCTGCACAACGGCTTCCTGCGGCCTTCCTTGCAGGCGTCAACCCTGCG CCAGCTCTTCTTCAACGGGACAGAACCCCTGAGGCCTCAGGACCCACTCCCATGGCCTGCGCTGGCCACCACCCTGGAGACCGTGGCCACAGAGGGTGCAGAGGTCTTCTACACGGGGAGGCTGGGCCAGATGCTGGTGGAGGACATTGCCAAGGAAG GGAGCCAGCTGACGCTGCAGGACCTGGCCAAGTTCCAGCCCGAGGTAGTGGACGCCCTGGAGGTGCCCCTGGGGGACTATACCCTGTACTCACCACCGCCACCTGCAGGGGGTGCCATTCTCAGCTTCATCCTCAATGTGCTAAGAG GGTTCAACTTCTCAGCAGAGTCTGTGGCCAGGCCTGAGGGGAGGGTGAACATGTACCACCACCTTGTGGAGACGCTCAAGTTTGCCAGGGGGCAGAGGTGGAGGCTGGGGGACCCTCGCAGCCACCCGAAGCTCCAG AATGCCTCCCGGGACCTGCTGGGGGAGACCCTGGCCCAGCTCATCCGCCAACAGATCGATGGCCGGGGGGACCACCAGCTCAGCCACTACAGCTTGGCCGAGGCCTGGGGCCACGGGACAGGCACATCCCATGTGTCTGTGCTGGGGGAGGATGGCAGCGCCGTGGCTGCCACCAGCACCATCAACACACC CTTTGGAGCGATGGTGTATTCACCACGGACAGGCATCATCCTCAACAACGAGCTCCTGGACTTATGCGAGCGATGCCCCCGGGGTTCCGGCACTACCCCCTCACCTG TGAATGGAGACAGGGTGAGTGGAGCTCCCGGAGGGTGCTGGCCCCCAGTTCCAGGCGAGCGGTCCCCGTCCTCCATGGTGCCCTCCATCCTGATCAGCAAAGCCCAGGGGTCGAAGCTAGTGATTGGCGGGGCTGGTGGGGAGCTCATCATCTCTGCCGTGGCCCAG GCCATCATGAACAAGCTGTGGCTTGGCTTTGACCTGAGAGCGGCCATTGCAGCCCCCATCCTGCATGTCAACAGTAAGGGCTGTGTGGAGTACGAGCCCAGCTTCAGCCAG GAGGTACAGAGGGGACTCCAAGACCGTGGCCAGAACCAGACCCAGAGGCCCTTCTTCTTGAACGTGGTCCAGGCCGTGTCCCAGGAGGGGGCCTGTGTGTATGCCGTCTCGGACCTGAGGAAGGGTGGGGAGGCCGCAGGCTACTGA
- the LOC720345 gene encoding glutathione hydrolase 5 proenzyme isoform X4: protein MARGCGATVGLVLLGLGLALAVIVLAVVLSRHQAPCGPQAFAHAAVAADSKVCSDIGRAILQQQGSPVDATIAALVCTSVVNPQSMGLGGGVIFTIYNVTTGKVEVINARETVPAHHAPSLLDRCAQALPLGRGAQWIGVPGELRGYAEAHRRHGRLPWAQLFQPTIALLRGGHVVAPVLSQFLHNGFLRPSLQASTLRQLFFNGTEPLRPQDPLPWPALATTLETVATEGAEVFYTGRLGQMLVEDIAKEGSQLTLQDLAKFQPEVVDALEVPLGDYTLYSPPPPAGGAILSFILNVLRGFNFSAESVARPEGRVNMYHHLVETLKFARGQRWRLGDPRSHPKLQNASRDLLGETLAQLIRQQIDGRGDHQLSHYSLAEAWGHGTGTSHVSVLGEDGSAVAATSTINTPFGAMVYSPRTGIILNNELLDLCERCPRGSGTTPSPAVNGDRVSGAPGGCWPPVPGERSPSSMVPSILISKAQGSKLVIGGAGGELIISAVAQAIMNKLWLGFDLRAAIAAPILHVNSKGCVEYEPSFSQRRCLALLLPWLLSNSWPQVILPPWLPSG, encoded by the exons AGCCATTCTCCAGCAGCAGGGCTCACCTGTGGACGCCACCATCGCGGCTCTGGTCTGCACCAGCGTCGTCAACCCTCAGAGCATGGGCCTGGGCGGAGGGGTCATCTTCACCATCTACAATGTGACGACAG GGAAGGTGGAGGTCATCAATGCCCGGGAGACAGTGCCAGCCCACCACGCCCCGAGCCTGCTGGACCGGTGTGCACAGGCTCTGCCGCTGGGTAGAG GGGCCCAGTGGATCGGGGTGCCCGGGGAGCTCCGCGGCTACGCCGAGGCCCACCGCCGCCATGGCCGCCTGCCCTGGGCGCAGCTGTTCCAGCCCACCATCGCCCTGCTCCGAGGGGGGCATGTGGTGGCCCCCGTCCTCAGCCAGTTCCTGCACAACGGCTTCCTGCGGCCTTCCTTGCAGGCGTCAACCCTGCG CCAGCTCTTCTTCAACGGGACAGAACCCCTGAGGCCTCAGGACCCACTCCCATGGCCTGCGCTGGCCACCACCCTGGAGACCGTGGCCACAGAGGGTGCAGAGGTCTTCTACACGGGGAGGCTGGGCCAGATGCTGGTGGAGGACATTGCCAAGGAAG GGAGCCAGCTGACGCTGCAGGACCTGGCCAAGTTCCAGCCCGAGGTAGTGGACGCCCTGGAGGTGCCCCTGGGGGACTATACCCTGTACTCACCACCGCCACCTGCAGGGGGTGCCATTCTCAGCTTCATCCTCAATGTGCTAAGAG GGTTCAACTTCTCAGCAGAGTCTGTGGCCAGGCCTGAGGGGAGGGTGAACATGTACCACCACCTTGTGGAGACGCTCAAGTTTGCCAGGGGGCAGAGGTGGAGGCTGGGGGACCCTCGCAGCCACCCGAAGCTCCAG AATGCCTCCCGGGACCTGCTGGGGGAGACCCTGGCCCAGCTCATCCGCCAACAGATCGATGGCCGGGGGGACCACCAGCTCAGCCACTACAGCTTGGCCGAGGCCTGGGGCCACGGGACAGGCACATCCCATGTGTCTGTGCTGGGGGAGGATGGCAGCGCCGTGGCTGCCACCAGCACCATCAACACACC CTTTGGAGCGATGGTGTATTCACCACGGACAGGCATCATCCTCAACAACGAGCTCCTGGACTTATGCGAGCGATGCCCCCGGGGTTCCGGCACTACCCCCTCACCTG CAGTGAATGGAGACAGGGTGAGTGGAGCTCCCGGAGGGTGCTGGCCCCCAGTTCCAGGCGAGCGGTCCCCGTCCTCCATGGTGCCCTCCATCCTGATCAGCAAAGCCCAGGGGTCGAAGCTAGTGATTGGCGGGGCTGGTGGGGAGCTCATCATCTCTGCCGTGGCCCAG GCCATCATGAACAAGCTGTGGCTTGGCTTTGACCTGAGAGCGGCCATTGCAGCCCCCATCCTGCATGTCAACAGTAAGGGCTGTGTGGAGTACGAGCCCAGCTTCAGCCAG agacgatgtcttgctttgttgttgccctggctgctctcaaactcctggcctcaagtgatcctcccaccttggctcccaAGTGGCTAA